The following are from one region of the Channa argus isolate prfri chromosome 6, Channa argus male v1.0, whole genome shotgun sequence genome:
- the gpr171 gene encoding G-protein coupled receptor 171 isoform X2, with the protein MPSSSNISTEGPELEKQCILNDQMGPFTVLYILIFIIGLPGNLLSLWVFMCSPRAKQSTSVYLVNLLVADFLLLLALPFKILKDLGAVSWSLMVFHCQASAVTIYISLYASIAFLAFIIIDRYLQDCHTLRSLRLQEVGFARLLSVVVWLLLLLIMVPNMALPIQQVQVQRYLSCSSLKKDIGLHWHALTVFLCTALFLNASAAVLISSGLALKRLLGSRSNPKLWMNARRAMLSVTAVALAYILSFVPYHVVRTPYTLAQTQVIKECHIKRQLFLGKESTLLLTVLHLWFDPLLFFYLYTPFKETVRKMFPCTRNHKDNETEEEAADEWMQPTTTAQQQDAV; encoded by the exons ATGCCTTCTTCCTCCAACATCAGCACTGAGGGACCTGAGCTGGAGAAGCAGTGCATCCTCAATGACCAGATGGGGCCCTTCACCGTTCTCTacatcctcatcttcatcatcgGCCTGCCTGGGAATCTGCTGTCTTTGTGGGTCTTCATGTGCAGTCCCAGAGCCAAG cagagcaccAGCGTTTACCTCGTCAACCTGCTGGTGGCCgacttcctgctgctgctcgCTCTGCCCTTTAAGATCCTGAAGGACCTCGGGGCCGTGTCCTGGAGCCTCATGGTGTTTCACTGCCAGGCCAGCGCCGTCACCATCTACATCAGCCTCTACGCCTCCATCGCCTTCCTCGCCTTCATCATTATAGACCGCTACCTGCAG GACTGCCACACTCTGCGCTCTCTGCGGCTGCAGGAGGTCGGCTTTGCCCGGCTCCTGTCCGTGGTCGTCTggctactgctgctgctcatcATGGTGCCCAACATGGCTCTGCCTATACAGCAAGTCCAG GTGCAGCGGTACCTCAGCTGTTCTTCCCTGAAGAAGGACATCGGGCTCCACTGGCACGCCCTGACCGTCTTCCTGTGCACAGCTTTGTTCCTCAACGCATCAGCCGCCGTGCTCATCTCTAGTGGTCTGGCTCTCAAAAGACTCCTGGGCAGTCGCAGCAACCCCAAACTCTGGATGAACGCCAGGCGAGCAATGTTGAGCGTGACGGCGGTGGCCCTCGCCTACATTCTCAGCTTCGTCCCCTACCACGTCGTCCGGACGCCGTACACGTTGGCTCAGACCCAAGTCATCAAGGAGTGTCACATCAAGAGGCAGCTGTTTCTGGGGAAGGAGTCAACGCTGCTGCTGACTGTGCTGCACCTCTGGTTCGACCCCCTGCTCTTCTTCTACCTCTACACACCGTTTAAAGAGACCGTCAGAAAGATGTTTCCCTGTACCAGAAACCACAAAGATAatgaaacagaggaggaggctgcAGATGAATGGATGCAACCTACAACTACTGCACAGCAGCAGGATGCGGTCTGA
- the gpr171 gene encoding G-protein coupled receptor 171 isoform X1, with amino-acid sequence MPSSSNISTEGPELEKQCILNDQMGPFTVLYILIFIIGLPGNLLSLWVFMCSPRAKQQSTSVYLVNLLVADFLLLLALPFKILKDLGAVSWSLMVFHCQASAVTIYISLYASIAFLAFIIIDRYLQDCHTLRSLRLQEVGFARLLSVVVWLLLLLIMVPNMALPIQQVQVQRYLSCSSLKKDIGLHWHALTVFLCTALFLNASAAVLISSGLALKRLLGSRSNPKLWMNARRAMLSVTAVALAYILSFVPYHVVRTPYTLAQTQVIKECHIKRQLFLGKESTLLLTVLHLWFDPLLFFYLYTPFKETVRKMFPCTRNHKDNETEEEAADEWMQPTTTAQQQDAV; translated from the exons ATGCCTTCTTCCTCCAACATCAGCACTGAGGGACCTGAGCTGGAGAAGCAGTGCATCCTCAATGACCAGATGGGGCCCTTCACCGTTCTCTacatcctcatcttcatcatcgGCCTGCCTGGGAATCTGCTGTCTTTGTGGGTCTTCATGTGCAGTCCCAGAGCCAAG cagcagagcaccAGCGTTTACCTCGTCAACCTGCTGGTGGCCgacttcctgctgctgctcgCTCTGCCCTTTAAGATCCTGAAGGACCTCGGGGCCGTGTCCTGGAGCCTCATGGTGTTTCACTGCCAGGCCAGCGCCGTCACCATCTACATCAGCCTCTACGCCTCCATCGCCTTCCTCGCCTTCATCATTATAGACCGCTACCTGCAG GACTGCCACACTCTGCGCTCTCTGCGGCTGCAGGAGGTCGGCTTTGCCCGGCTCCTGTCCGTGGTCGTCTggctactgctgctgctcatcATGGTGCCCAACATGGCTCTGCCTATACAGCAAGTCCAG GTGCAGCGGTACCTCAGCTGTTCTTCCCTGAAGAAGGACATCGGGCTCCACTGGCACGCCCTGACCGTCTTCCTGTGCACAGCTTTGTTCCTCAACGCATCAGCCGCCGTGCTCATCTCTAGTGGTCTGGCTCTCAAAAGACTCCTGGGCAGTCGCAGCAACCCCAAACTCTGGATGAACGCCAGGCGAGCAATGTTGAGCGTGACGGCGGTGGCCCTCGCCTACATTCTCAGCTTCGTCCCCTACCACGTCGTCCGGACGCCGTACACGTTGGCTCAGACCCAAGTCATCAAGGAGTGTCACATCAAGAGGCAGCTGTTTCTGGGGAAGGAGTCAACGCTGCTGCTGACTGTGCTGCACCTCTGGTTCGACCCCCTGCTCTTCTTCTACCTCTACACACCGTTTAAAGAGACCGTCAGAAAGATGTTTCCCTGTACCAGAAACCACAAAGATAatgaaacagaggaggaggctgcAGATGAATGGATGCAACCTACAACTACTGCACAGCAGCAGGATGCGGTCTGA